Within Dysgonomonas sp. HDW5A, the genomic segment ATATTTATTTTCTTGATTCTATAAGAAACTTCAAATTGCATACCTAAATCGATTCTATTTTCTGCATCAAACTTTATATTCTGCTTATCGGAAGAACCTGACTCATTATCTCTGCTTCCTGATATCGCATATGCTATATAGGGACCAGTTTTTAAAGACAATCCTTTAATAAAGCCATTAGAGATTGTATATTTAGCCAATACAGGAAGTTCAATATACGAGAGGCTTAAATTATAGAAATATTGGGCATGATGGGCACCTTCCTTCGAAAACAAAAGCCCTGGTTCCATTGAGAAATTATCATTAATATTAAACCCGTACATAACTCCAAAATGATAGCTTAACCTATTACTTGCTAAATAATTAGTCAAAGTAGATGAGCCAAGACCGCCTCTCACTTCAATTTGCGAAAAGAGACATACGGGAATCAATAAAAACAAATATAAGCTAAGAATTTTCTTCATTTGAATAAGATATTAAAAAGATAAGGGTAAATAAATAGTGAAAAATGTGTTTTTTTCATACTTCCTTTAATTTAATTAAAGAATGTGCAAGCCTGAGAATGTATGTAAATATAGAAAGAAAACCTGATAGTTTGTTCTCCTTAATTAATCCCTTCTTTTAACTCAATTTAAATATTCCTAGCCAAAAGAGGTATTTAAGTGTTGTATATGTAGTCTAAACAATGTATTTTTGCCTCAATTTATTGTCTAAACAACTAAGTGGGTTGGTTTTTATTTATTGCATTGGTAAGTATTTCTATAAAAGTTAATTATAATTAGAAATAGTATGCAATAAATGTTTTACTTTACGTTACCTATTTAAAATGTACACAACACATGAGTAAAAGAAATTTTCTCTGGATTTTGTTTTGCGTTGGAGCCTTAAGCAGCAATATATCAGCACAAAGAACACTAAG encodes:
- a CDS encoding porin family protein — translated: MKKILSLYLFLLIPVCLFSQIEVRGGLGSSTLTNYLASNRLSYHFGVMYGFNINDNFSMEPGLLFSKEGAHHAQYFYNLSLSYIELPVLAKYTISNGFIKGLSLKTGPYIAYAISGSRDNESGSSDKQNIKFDAENRIDLGMQFEVSYRIKKINIYTNYKKGLRGYDNYYEDRSAKISNLRFGVGYIF